The Verrucomicrobiia bacterium genome window below encodes:
- the nifS gene encoding cysteine desulfurase NifS has product MSKQDSKFSKVGSMSQRKLVYFDNNATTRIAPEVVDAMLPFLTEHWGNPSSAYRFGNQVVKDIDIAREQLAALINADPKEIIFTSCGTESNNSAIQSALLTQPDKKHVVTTAVEHSANIKFAKHLTQQGYNVTLLPVEPDGTLDLHRLELAIRPDTAIVSVMWANNETGVLFPIEEIGALCRSRDVIFHTDAVQTPGKLAIDVKELDVDMMSLSAHKLNAPKGIGMLYVRKRTKYVPYVIGGGQEKGRRGGTENVPYIIGFGKAAELAAGHVEYENTKGRKLRDKFEQGILKNIPRTSRNGAREPRLPNTSNISFEGVEAEAILSLLDQAGVCASSGSACTTGSLTPSHVLTAMGLSAKRARSCVRFSLGIYNTEEEVDYVLDILPDIIAKLRAASPIASTKKAGSALAA; this is encoded by the coding sequence ATGTCCAAGCAAGACAGTAAATTTAGCAAAGTCGGCAGCATGAGCCAGCGGAAATTAGTGTATTTCGATAACAACGCGACAACCCGGATTGCTCCGGAGGTCGTAGATGCCATGCTGCCCTTTTTGACCGAGCATTGGGGCAATCCTTCCAGTGCGTATCGTTTCGGCAATCAAGTGGTTAAGGACATCGACATCGCCCGGGAACAGCTCGCCGCGCTGATCAATGCTGATCCAAAGGAGATCATTTTCACGAGTTGCGGCACGGAAAGTAATAATTCTGCCATCCAAAGCGCCCTGCTCACGCAACCCGATAAAAAGCATGTGGTGACCACAGCGGTGGAGCACTCGGCAAATATCAAATTCGCCAAACACCTCACCCAGCAGGGCTACAACGTCACACTCCTTCCTGTCGAACCCGATGGCACGTTGGATCTGCACCGCTTGGAACTGGCCATCCGCCCGGATACCGCCATCGTCTCGGTGATGTGGGCGAATAACGAGACCGGCGTGCTGTTTCCCATCGAAGAAATCGGCGCGCTCTGCCGCAGCCGCGATGTGATTTTCCATACGGATGCCGTGCAAACGCCCGGCAAACTGGCCATCGACGTCAAAGAACTCGACGTCGACATGATGTCCCTCTCCGCGCATAAGTTAAACGCGCCCAAGGGCATCGGCATGCTCTACGTGCGAAAGCGCACGAAATATGTGCCGTACGTCATCGGTGGCGGACAGGAAAAGGGGCGTCGTGGCGGCACGGAAAACGTCCCTTACATCATCGGCTTCGGTAAAGCGGCTGAACTGGCCGCAGGCCACGTGGAATACGAGAACACCAAGGGCCGCAAGCTGCGCGATAAGTTCGAGCAAGGTATCCTCAAGAACATCCCGCGTACTTCGCGCAATGGCGCGCGTGAACCGCGCCTGCCAAATACCTCAAACATTTCCTTCGAAGGTGTGGAGGCGGAAGCCATCCTCAGCCTCTTGGATCAAGCCGGTGTTTGCGCCTCCAGCGGTTCCGCTTGCACGACTGGTTCACTTACCCCCTCTCATGTGCTTACCGCCATGGGCTTAAGTGCCAAGCGGGCAAGGAGTTGCGTGCGGTTTAGCCTTGGCATCTACAATACCGAGGAAGAGGTGGATTACGTGCTCGATATTCTCCCTGACATCATCGCCAAACTTCGCGCCGCCAGCCCCATTGCCTCCACTAAAAAAGCAGGCAGCGCGTTGGCAGCGTGA
- a CDS encoding NADPH-dependent assimilatory sulfite reductase hemoprotein subunit, with translation MITDKAVAPAPTEEKKLTHNEGLKTAIPTLAGNIAATLNDANTLCFSTDDEQFLKFHGIYQQDDRDKRKTGKLYIWMIRGRIPGGVLSGKQYLVYDRLATNYGNNTLRITSRQSFQFHGVVKAGLGPLMKELNEAMMDTIAACGDVNRNVMSPVVPARNEVHKQLLVDATRVSEALMPKTKAYHSIWVDGVQLNLDAQENKDFVDPLYGKTYLPRKFKTAFALGPVNDVDVLTNCLGFIAIEENGKLAGYNLSVGGGLGRSHGNAETYPRIADVIGFLTPEQLIDVSKGVLTIHRDFGDRTNRKHARLKYVLEEKGAAWFRQELETRLGYKLADAKPFKFEKQGDHFGWDTAADGSKFLGLYVETGRIKDKEGYRLKTALKEIAEKFAPEYRLTPSQNIVLSNIKPADEAAITQILANHGVPVDNQTSALRRASMACPSMPTCGLGLAESERYLPGLMGQIEGVLKEIGLGDQEIIIRMTGCPNGCARPYMSEIGFVGKGPGRYQMYLGGNEACTRLNKIHKDLIKDPEIIPELRGLFTRYAAERVGSERFGDWVERVLWKEQAAAAPAAVAAN, from the coding sequence ATGATTACAGATAAAGCGGTTGCCCCCGCACCTACGGAAGAAAAGAAGCTGACCCATAACGAGGGTCTGAAGACGGCTATCCCTACCCTCGCGGGCAATATCGCCGCCACGCTCAACGACGCTAACACTCTGTGCTTCAGCACGGATGACGAGCAGTTCCTGAAATTCCACGGCATCTATCAGCAGGATGACCGCGACAAGCGCAAGACCGGCAAGCTCTACATCTGGATGATTCGCGGTCGCATCCCAGGTGGTGTGCTCTCCGGCAAGCAATACCTCGTATATGATCGTCTCGCGACGAACTACGGCAATAACACGTTGCGCATCACGTCGCGCCAAAGCTTCCAGTTCCACGGCGTGGTGAAGGCCGGCCTCGGACCGCTGATGAAGGAATTGAACGAAGCGATGATGGACACGATCGCCGCGTGCGGTGACGTGAACCGTAACGTCATGTCGCCCGTCGTTCCGGCGCGCAACGAAGTGCACAAGCAATTGCTCGTGGACGCCACGCGCGTGAGCGAAGCGCTCATGCCGAAGACGAAGGCTTATCACTCCATCTGGGTGGATGGCGTGCAGCTCAATCTCGACGCGCAGGAGAACAAAGATTTCGTGGACCCGCTCTACGGCAAGACCTACCTGCCGCGCAAGTTCAAGACCGCATTCGCCCTCGGCCCCGTCAATGACGTGGACGTGCTGACTAACTGCCTCGGCTTCATCGCCATTGAGGAGAACGGCAAGCTCGCTGGTTACAATCTCAGCGTGGGTGGCGGTCTCGGCCGCAGCCATGGTAATGCAGAAACGTATCCGCGCATCGCGGACGTGATCGGCTTCCTCACGCCGGAACAATTGATCGATGTCTCGAAGGGTGTGCTGACGATCCACCGTGATTTCGGTGATCGTACGAACCGCAAGCATGCGCGCTTGAAATACGTGCTCGAAGAGAAGGGTGCTGCCTGGTTCCGTCAGGAACTCGAAACGCGTCTCGGCTACAAGCTCGCTGATGCGAAGCCGTTCAAGTTCGAGAAACAGGGCGACCACTTCGGCTGGGACACGGCTGCGGATGGCAGCAAGTTCCTCGGCCTCTATGTGGAGACGGGTCGTATCAAGGACAAGGAAGGCTATCGCCTGAAGACGGCCTTGAAGGAGATCGCAGAGAAGTTCGCGCCGGAGTATCGTTTGACGCCGTCGCAGAACATCGTGCTCTCGAACATCAAGCCCGCTGACGAAGCGGCGATCACGCAGATCTTGGCGAACCACGGTGTGCCGGTAGACAACCAGACGAGCGCACTGCGTCGCGCGTCGATGGCTTGCCCGTCCATGCCCACGTGCGGCCTCGGCCTCGCGGAGAGCGAACGTTATCTGCCCGGCTTGATGGGCCAGATCGAAGGCGTGTTGAAAGAGATCGGCCTCGGCGATCAGGAGATCATCATCCGCATGACGGGTTGCCCGAATGGTTGCGCCCGTCCGTATATGTCCGAGATCGGTTTCGTGGGCAAAGGCCCGGGCCGTTATCAGATGTATCTTGGTGGCAACGAAGCGTGCACACGCTTGAACAAGATCCATAAAGATCTGATCAAAGACCCGGAGATCATCCCCGAGTTGCGCGGCCTGTTCACCCGCTATGCGGCAGAACGTGTTGGCTCTGAACGCTTCGGTGACTGGGTGGAACGCGTGCTCTGGAAGGAACAGGCAGCGGCCGCTCCGGCTGCGGTGGCGGCGAACTAA
- a CDS encoding nucleotidyl transferase AbiEii/AbiGii toxin family protein: MEKRQLTPEFREFLECLNRAGVEYLLVGGFAVNFYGYHRFTGDIDFWIAVSDANYDRFLEAVRLFFEGDLQGLDKAFLRNNETIFFGYVPNKIEVIQNASGVDFSAAYARRQQAEIDGVPVSMIALEDLKVNKRASGRSKDLADLENLP; the protein is encoded by the coding sequence ATGGAGAAGAGGCAGTTAACGCCCGAATTCCGCGAGTTTTTGGAGTGTCTGAACCGCGCCGGAGTTGAATATCTTCTGGTGGGCGGGTTTGCTGTTAATTTCTACGGCTACCATCGCTTCACAGGAGATATTGATTTTTGGATAGCGGTATCTGATGCGAATTACGACCGGTTTCTGGAAGCTGTCCGTCTCTTTTTCGAAGGTGATCTGCAGGGCCTCGATAAAGCTTTTCTGCGAAATAATGAAACGATCTTTTTCGGCTATGTGCCTAACAAGATTGAAGTCATTCAAAATGCGTCCGGTGTAGATTTTTCAGCTGCGTATGCCAGACGGCAACAAGCTGAGATTGATGGTGTGCCAGTGAGCATGATTGCGCTGGAAGACTTGAAGGTGAACAAGCGGGCTAGTGGTCGGTCGAAAGATTTGGCGGATTTAGAAAATCTGCCCTGA
- a CDS encoding peroxiredoxin encodes MTSEINPIRVGAQVPDFEMETYEPMDRGFGKVSLADLKAQGKWTILVFYPADFTFVCPTELADLAEKTAKLEELGAKVISVSTDTKFSHLAWRNSEKLLEKVSYTMAADPTGNVSRIFGVFDAKTGLALRGTFIINPTGTLISSEINFYNVGRDADELVRKMEANVYLMSHQDEACPAKWRKGSKTLKPSASMVGNVHAALHS; translated from the coding sequence ATGACGTCTGAAATCAACCCCATCCGTGTCGGCGCGCAAGTGCCCGACTTCGAAATGGAAACCTACGAACCCATGGACCGCGGCTTCGGCAAGGTTTCCCTCGCCGACCTGAAGGCCCAAGGCAAGTGGACCATCCTGGTCTTCTACCCGGCTGACTTCACCTTCGTCTGCCCCACGGAACTCGCTGACCTCGCCGAGAAGACCGCCAAGCTCGAAGAGCTCGGTGCCAAGGTCATCTCCGTTTCCACGGACACGAAGTTCTCGCACCTCGCGTGGCGTAACTCCGAGAAGCTTTTGGAAAAAGTGAGCTACACGATGGCGGCGGACCCGACGGGCAACGTGAGCCGCATCTTTGGCGTGTTCGATGCCAAGACCGGTCTGGCCCTGCGCGGCACGTTCATCATCAACCCGACCGGCACCCTGATCTCTTCCGAGATCAACTTCTATAACGTGGGCCGGGACGCTGATGAACTCGTGCGCAAGATGGAGGCCAACGTTTACCTGATGTCCCACCAAGACGAGGCCTGCCCCGCCAAGTGGCGCAAGGGCAGCAAGACGCTCAAACCCAGCGCCAGTATGGTCGGTAACGTCCACGCGGCGTTGCACAGCTAA
- a CDS encoding YoaK family protein, translating to MPYSHPQPIDKQSVMRTIRHMLPGAVALAAAAGYINSVSLGFFHTPVSHMTGAVSRMGLDAVEGRWRDSLAAVAIIAGFLVGAILAGIIVGAWKLVPGRSYGIALIIEGLLLSLACALLLFHSRWALPAIAMACGLQNATTSSYCGLIIRTTHVTGLVTDIGVMLGHWLRHRQVQGWKIRFLAIVFLGFAVGGIIGAIADLRYGPVCLVVPAVMTLLAGIIYWGMHHYGLVQAIQDASPQTPMTGSFPNFNKDA from the coding sequence ATGCCCTATTCCCACCCACAACCGATCGACAAGCAAAGTGTGATGCGGACCATCCGCCACATGCTGCCTGGTGCGGTCGCCTTGGCGGCAGCGGCGGGCTATATCAATTCAGTCTCGCTTGGCTTTTTCCACACACCTGTCAGTCACATGACGGGTGCCGTATCGCGCATGGGGTTGGATGCGGTGGAAGGGCGCTGGCGCGATTCACTCGCGGCAGTCGCCATTATCGCCGGTTTTTTGGTGGGAGCAATTCTGGCAGGCATCATCGTGGGTGCTTGGAAGCTGGTGCCGGGACGGAGTTATGGCATCGCTTTGATCATTGAGGGATTGCTGCTTTCCTTGGCTTGCGCACTGTTGCTCTTCCACAGCCGTTGGGCGTTGCCAGCTATCGCCATGGCGTGCGGTCTGCAGAATGCGACGACTAGCAGCTACTGCGGCCTCATCATCCGCACGACACATGTGACCGGATTGGTCACAGACATCGGCGTGATGCTGGGCCATTGGTTGCGGCATCGTCAGGTGCAAGGGTGGAAGATCCGCTTTCTGGCCATCGTGTTCTTGGGGTTTGCGGTAGGTGGTATCATCGGAGCCATTGCCGATCTGCGTTATGGTCCGGTTTGTCTAGTGGTGCCCGCCGTGATGACTTTGCTGGCCGGGATCATCTATTGGGGCATGCATCATTACGGTCTGGTGCAAGCCATACAGGATGCTTCACCGCAGACGCCGATGACCGGTTCATTCCCGAATTTTAACAAAGACGCTTAA
- a CDS encoding phosphoadenosine phosphosulfate reductase family protein, giving the protein MTAEQIAQANAELRGKSPLEIVKWAISQGKGRAIVSTNFRPFEAVVLHLCVQVQPDIEVLWVDHGYNRPATYKHAEQLRKQLGLNIKAFIPKMTVAHRDAVYGPIPDTNDEEGLKHFSAVMKLEPFQRGMKELAPSVWITALRKVQNPNRAGLDIVSPDPNFGSLKLSPVFYWSDAEMEAYLKQHNLPNEWDYFDPAKADEKRECGLHATWGGAAVKKA; this is encoded by the coding sequence ATGACTGCTGAACAAATCGCACAAGCCAATGCCGAGCTGCGCGGAAAGTCGCCGCTCGAGATCGTGAAATGGGCCATCAGCCAGGGTAAAGGCCGCGCCATCGTCTCCACGAATTTCCGTCCGTTTGAAGCGGTCGTCTTGCATCTCTGCGTGCAAGTGCAGCCGGATATCGAAGTGCTCTGGGTGGATCACGGCTACAATCGCCCGGCCACTTACAAGCACGCGGAGCAGTTGCGTAAGCAACTCGGCCTGAACATCAAGGCGTTCATCCCGAAGATGACCGTGGCGCATCGCGATGCCGTGTATGGCCCGATCCCCGACACGAACGACGAAGAAGGTCTGAAGCATTTCAGTGCGGTGATGAAATTAGAACCGTTCCAGCGCGGCATGAAGGAACTCGCCCCGAGCGTGTGGATCACGGCTCTGCGCAAGGTGCAAAACCCAAATCGTGCCGGCTTGGACATCGTCTCGCCGGATCCGAATTTCGGTTCGCTCAAGCTCAGCCCTGTATTCTACTGGAGCGATGCCGAGATGGAAGCGTACCTGAAGCAGCACAACCTGCCGAACGAGTGGGATTATTTCGACCCAGCTAAAGCTGATGAAAAACGCGAGTGCGGTTTGCACGCCACTTGGGGCGGTGCCGCAGTGAAGAAAGCTTAA
- the cysD gene encoding sulfate adenylyltransferase subunit CysD, whose translation MKSYHLDHLQYLETEAIHVMREVAAEFERPALLFSGGKDSICLLRLAEKAFRPSDIPMPFLNVETGHEFPELLEFRDRRAKELGAKLIVRTVDQAVANGTAVLTKAEISRNKLQIPVLLGAIEEYRFDCCIGGARRDEEKARAKERFFSFRDGFGQWDPKNQRPELWNLYNARLNPGENMRVFPLSNWTEMDVWEYIKREKLEVPNIYFSHTRECFRRAGQWLPVPPPHTDPNTPDPFAGARPGNEPRKTMVCRVRTIADMISTGMLESPATTIDDIIGEISAARVTERGSRADDKASEAAMEDRKKQGYF comes from the coding sequence ATGAAAAGTTACCATCTGGACCATTTGCAGTATTTGGAAACGGAAGCGATTCACGTGATGCGTGAAGTCGCGGCGGAGTTCGAGCGCCCGGCTTTGTTGTTCTCCGGCGGCAAGGACTCCATCTGTCTCCTCCGTCTTGCGGAGAAGGCATTCCGCCCATCGGATATCCCGATGCCGTTCCTGAACGTCGAGACCGGCCACGAGTTTCCTGAGTTGCTGGAATTCCGTGATCGCCGCGCCAAGGAACTCGGAGCGAAATTGATCGTCCGCACGGTGGATCAAGCGGTCGCCAACGGCACCGCTGTCCTGACGAAAGCGGAGATCAGCCGTAACAAATTGCAGATCCCCGTGCTGCTCGGTGCCATCGAAGAGTACCGTTTCGATTGCTGCATCGGTGGTGCTCGCCGTGATGAAGAGAAGGCGCGTGCGAAGGAACGCTTCTTCAGCTTCCGCGATGGCTTCGGCCAGTGGGATCCGAAGAACCAGCGTCCGGAATTGTGGAATCTCTACAACGCGCGCCTGAACCCGGGCGAGAACATGCGCGTGTTCCCGCTCTCCAACTGGACGGAGATGGATGTGTGGGAATACATCAAGCGCGAGAAGCTCGAAGTGCCGAACATCTACTTCAGCCACACGCGCGAGTGCTTCCGCCGTGCCGGTCAATGGTTACCAGTGCCGCCGCCGCATACCGATCCAAATACACCCGATCCATTTGCGGGTGCGCGTCCGGGCAACGAGCCGCGCAAGACGATGGTCTGCCGCGTGCGCACGATCGCAGACATGATCAGCACTGGCATGCTGGAATCCCCGGCCACGACCATTGATGACATCATCGGTGAGATCTCCGCCGCTCGCGTGACGGAACGCGGTTCCCGCGCCGATGACAAGGCTTCCGAAGCCGCGATGGAAGACCGCAAGAAGCAGGGGTATTTCTAA
- a CDS encoding Bro-N domain-containing protein, with translation MSESPLNPENRIALFQKREIRRVIHEGEWWFVIADVIAVLTDSVDPSGYLKDMRRRDPEISKGWGQIATPLLVDTTGGQQKLNCANTEGVFRLIQSIPSPKAEPFKRWLAKVGYERIQEIENPELASKRVRAIYKSKGYSEDWIEKRMRSIAIRDELTDEWKKRGVKEQREYAILTAEISKATFGLTPTEYTELKNLKRENLRDHMTDLELIFSMLGEASTTEIARNKDAQGFPQNKKAALEGGAVAGNARRELEQRSGRKVVTSENYLSLTQSVKKAKRVKGKS, from the coding sequence GTGAGCGAATCCCCATTAAATCCTGAGAATCGCATCGCGCTTTTTCAAAAGCGCGAGATTCGTCGTGTCATTCACGAGGGGGAATGGTGGTTTGTCATTGCTGACGTTATTGCTGTTTTAACCGATTCAGTAGATCCCTCTGGCTATCTGAAAGATATGCGTCGAAGGGATCCTGAAATCAGCAAAGGGTGGGGGCAAATTGCCACCCCCCTTTTGGTTGATACAACAGGTGGGCAGCAAAAGCTTAACTGTGCCAATACTGAGGGTGTTTTCCGTCTGATTCAAAGCATTCCTAGCCCCAAAGCTGAACCGTTCAAGCGTTGGTTGGCCAAAGTGGGTTATGAACGCATTCAAGAGATTGAGAATCCCGAACTCGCCAGCAAGCGTGTGCGTGCTATCTACAAGTCTAAAGGCTATTCAGAGGACTGGATCGAGAAACGGATGCGTTCCATTGCCATTCGTGATGAACTGACGGATGAATGGAAAAAACGGGGAGTCAAGGAACAGCGCGAGTATGCCATTCTGACCGCAGAGATATCCAAAGCGACGTTTGGCCTGACACCGACGGAATATACAGAATTGAAAAACCTTAAGCGTGAGAACCTTCGTGATCACATGACGGATCTCGAGCTTATTTTCTCAATGCTGGGTGAAGCATCAACCACCGAGATAGCGAGAAACAAAGATGCTCAAGGCTTTCCACAAAATAAAAAAGCTGCTTTAGAAGGTGGCGCAGTAGCAGGCAATGCTCGACGGGAGTTGGAGCAACGGAGCGGACGCAAGGTGGTCACCTCTGAAAATTATCTTTCGTTAACCCAGTCAGTTAAAAAAGCTAAACGTGTGAAAGGGAAATCATGA
- a CDS encoding GTP-binding protein: MSQHPIEILRFNTCGSVDDGKSTLIGRLLYDSKSLMEDQLEALQRSADITGGGQVNLANLTDGLRAEREQGITIDVAYRYFATPKRKFIVADTPGHVQYTRNMVTGASTANLSVVLVDARLGVIEQTRRHSYIAALLGIPHVVFAINKMDLVDWSEERFLEIRDEIEGFLPRLDVLKDVKFIPISALNGDNVVEPSKHTPWYQGPALLGHLETVHIASDWNMGAFRLPVQWVNRPNNPRDQKLHDFRGLSGQIAGGIVKVGQEVRVLPGGQKSKVKQIWTYDGEIEEAFCPQSVTVVLEHDIDISRGDILIGQENLPGKSSELHARICWMHDRPLASGKKYFLKHGTQTVQAIVTAIEHKINIQTYDVEPAPAALAMNDIGEIRVRVSKPLIYDGYSTNRLMGSFILIEQGTNLTVGAGMLHAPLEPVKPEYDDFAI; encoded by the coding sequence ATGAGTCAGCATCCTATCGAAATTCTCCGGTTCAACACGTGCGGCAGCGTGGATGACGGCAAGTCCACGCTCATCGGCCGTCTGCTCTACGATTCGAAGTCGTTGATGGAAGACCAGCTTGAGGCGTTGCAGCGCTCGGCGGACATCACCGGTGGTGGTCAGGTGAATCTGGCCAACCTCACAGATGGTCTGCGTGCGGAACGCGAACAAGGCATCACGATCGATGTGGCCTATCGCTACTTCGCTACGCCGAAGCGCAAGTTCATCGTGGCCGATACTCCGGGGCACGTGCAGTACACGCGCAACATGGTAACGGGCGCCTCCACGGCGAACCTCTCCGTAGTGCTCGTCGATGCCCGTCTCGGCGTCATCGAACAGACCCGCCGTCACTCCTACATCGCCGCGTTGCTAGGCATTCCGCACGTGGTGTTCGCGATCAACAAGATGGACCTCGTGGATTGGAGCGAAGAGCGCTTCCTTGAGATCCGCGACGAGATCGAAGGTTTCTTGCCGCGCCTCGATGTGTTGAAGGATGTGAAGTTCATCCCCATCAGCGCATTGAACGGTGACAACGTGGTGGAGCCGTCCAAGCATACGCCGTGGTATCAAGGCCCCGCGTTGCTCGGTCATTTGGAGACGGTGCATATCGCGAGCGATTGGAACATGGGCGCTTTCCGCCTGCCGGTGCAATGGGTGAACCGCCCGAACAATCCGCGTGACCAGAAGTTGCACGACTTCCGCGGCCTGAGCGGCCAGATCGCTGGCGGCATCGTGAAGGTCGGCCAAGAAGTGCGCGTGCTGCCCGGAGGCCAGAAGAGCAAGGTGAAACAGATCTGGACCTACGATGGTGAGATTGAAGAAGCCTTCTGCCCGCAATCCGTCACGGTCGTGTTGGAGCACGACATCGACATCAGCCGTGGTGACATCCTGATCGGTCAGGAAAACTTGCCGGGCAAGAGTTCGGAACTGCATGCTCGCATCTGCTGGATGCATGACCGTCCGCTGGCAAGCGGGAAGAAATACTTCCTTAAGCACGGCACACAAACCGTGCAAGCAATCGTCACGGCCATCGAGCATAAGATCAATATCCAGACGTATGATGTGGAACCCGCGCCAGCCGCGCTTGCGATGAACGACATCGGCGAGATCCGCGTGCGCGTTTCCAAGCCGCTCATCTATGACGGCTACTCCACGAACCGCCTCATGGGCTCCTTCATCCTCATCGAGCAAGGAACGAACCTTACGGTCGGTGCAGGCATGCTCCACGCACCGTTGGAACCTGTGAAGCCGGAATACGACGACTTCGCGATCTAA
- a CDS encoding alpha/beta fold hydrolase: MKLHFERHGEGPPMVILHGLLGSGDNWHGMAKIWAQNFTILVPDLRNHGRSPHANEAGFAAMADDVRELMDGDGLSQVTVLGHSLGGKVAMQLAMDYSELVKRLIVVDIAPKSYPPAHKALLDALLAVDLSKFTTRSEIDAVLAGSIPQPAIRQWLLKNLGRLNEGAFYWKPNLRVLHEKLAELSGDFAEMRAFHGPTLFVAGGNSNYIRSEDEPRIREYFPQARLETIAGAGHWVHVDAPGKLIELVQQFAGE; the protein is encoded by the coding sequence ATGAAGCTGCATTTCGAACGTCACGGTGAAGGCCCGCCCATGGTCATCCTGCACGGTCTGCTGGGCAGTGGAGACAACTGGCATGGTATGGCAAAAATCTGGGCACAAAACTTTACAATTCTTGTCCCTGATCTGCGGAACCACGGTCGCTCACCGCATGCGAATGAAGCGGGCTTCGCTGCGATGGCGGATGATGTGCGCGAATTGATGGATGGTGACGGTCTCTCGCAAGTGACTGTGCTGGGCCACTCTCTAGGTGGAAAGGTGGCGATGCAACTGGCGATGGATTATTCCGAGCTGGTGAAGCGCCTGATTGTCGTGGACATCGCGCCAAAAAGTTATCCGCCCGCGCACAAAGCTTTGCTAGACGCGCTTTTAGCCGTGGATTTGTCCAAGTTCACGACACGCAGTGAAATCGATGCCGTGCTGGCTGGCTCTATTCCACAACCAGCCATTCGCCAATGGTTGCTGAAAAACTTGGGCCGCCTCAACGAAGGCGCCTTTTATTGGAAACCAAATCTGCGAGTGTTGCATGAAAAATTGGCGGAACTCTCCGGCGATTTTGCAGAAATGCGAGCGTTCCACGGGCCGACACTTTTTGTGGCCGGTGGGAATTCCAATTACATCCGCTCGGAGGATGAGCCGCGCATCCGAGAATATTTCCCGCAAGCGCGCTTGGAGACGATTGCAGGGGCAGGACACTGGGTGCATGTGGATGCGCCGGGAAAACTGATTGAACTGGTCCAGCAATTTGCCGGAGAATAG
- a CDS encoding CpXC domain-containing protein: protein MSSSIEQSITCPKCGQKQSCTLWESVNVTLNPELKQRVLQRELNQFTCTGCGHGASIATNLLYHDMERKLMLWLVPQADGQAPHNLEIDPKLQVLSESYKLRLLGSYNALLEKIRIFDDGQNDCFVELLKLVVEAQGQNPGNKRLLYGGLREIGDVDPEYQILFLELVKDGPPMEYALPLGEMKELLWERFPDDVFQPISSGQWPVVDRKYAAKCFEEAEP, encoded by the coding sequence ATGAGTTCCAGTATTGAGCAATCCATTACCTGTCCGAAGTGCGGGCAGAAGCAATCGTGCACTTTGTGGGAGAGCGTGAATGTCACGTTGAACCCGGAGTTGAAGCAGCGGGTGTTGCAACGTGAACTGAACCAGTTCACCTGCACGGGTTGCGGTCATGGGGCCAGCATCGCCACAAATCTGCTCTATCACGACATGGAGCGAAAGCTGATGCTCTGGCTCGTTCCTCAAGCTGATGGACAGGCTCCGCACAATCTGGAGATCGATCCGAAACTTCAGGTGCTTTCCGAATCCTACAAACTGCGCCTGCTCGGCAGTTACAATGCGTTGCTGGAAAAGATCCGCATCTTCGATGATGGCCAGAATGATTGTTTCGTAGAACTACTGAAACTCGTCGTGGAGGCGCAAGGCCAGAATCCTGGTAACAAGCGTCTACTCTATGGCGGCTTACGCGAGATCGGTGATGTAGATCCAGAGTATCAGATCCTTTTTTTGGAACTGGTGAAGGATGGGCCACCGATGGAATACGCGCTGCCACTCGGTGAGATGAAGGAACTTTTGTGGGAGCGTTTCCCGGATGATGTGTTCCAGCCCATCAGCAGCGGGCAATGGCCCGTGGTGGATCGCAAGTATGCGGCGAAGTGTTTTGAGGAAGCGGAGCCTTGA